The Sorangiineae bacterium MSr11367 genome window below encodes:
- a CDS encoding alkylmercury lyase family protein has protein sequence MESLVHHLVIDSFVRRGHPPTVDEMAAALNIPRERAAEALRRLHDGHGLVLHPGSLEVWLAHPFSASPTAVWVAADDARGWWAPCMWCAFGITVLTAPNATIHVRLGGENEPADIRLRDGAVVSDHVVHFALPPRDAWANVVHFCSTVLPFRSADDVARWCERHRLPQGAIVSAERTLDLARAWYGHHLDRDWRKWTLHEAQGIFEGAGLTGEFFRLPVTDGTF, from the coding sequence ATGGAAAGCCTCGTTCATCACCTCGTCATCGACTCGTTCGTCCGCCGCGGGCATCCACCCACGGTCGATGAAATGGCCGCGGCCCTGAACATTCCGCGCGAGCGCGCCGCCGAAGCGCTCCGGCGCCTGCACGACGGGCACGGACTGGTGCTCCATCCGGGATCGCTCGAGGTTTGGCTCGCGCATCCCTTTTCGGCCTCGCCCACCGCCGTGTGGGTCGCCGCCGACGATGCGCGCGGCTGGTGGGCTCCATGCATGTGGTGCGCATTCGGCATCACCGTGTTGACCGCGCCCAATGCGACCATTCACGTGCGCCTCGGCGGGGAAAACGAGCCGGCCGACATTCGACTTCGCGACGGTGCGGTCGTGTCCGATCACGTCGTGCACTTCGCATTGCCACCGCGCGATGCATGGGCCAACGTCGTCCACTTTTGCTCCACCGTCCTCCCCTTTCGCTCCGCGGACGACGTGGCCCGCTGGTGCGAGCGCCACCGCCTTCCCCAAGGAGCGATCGTCTCGGCGGAGCGCACACTCGACTTGGCGCGTGCCTGGTACGGGCACCACCTCGATCGCGACTGGCGCAAGTGGACCTTGCACGAAGCGCAGGGCATCTTCGAGGGTGCAGGGCTCACCGGCGAGTTCTTTCGCCTTCCCGTCACGGACGGTACCTTTTGA
- a CDS encoding ATP-binding cassette domain-containing protein gives MIATARLAKAYGGRTLFEDVSLKLVEGSRYGLVGANGSGKTTFLKILAGDEPATDGSATMPPRDRVGVLRQDHFLDDAQIILSLAMMGDEVVWRMLQERSRIIDHGEGDPARLADLEEALGLAGGYTLEARASGILEGLGIPLAVHRMPLSTLSGGFKLRVLLAQVLVGGPDVLLLDEPTNHLDILSIRWLEKFLMGYRGVALVISHDQRFLDNVATHILDVDYDTITQYVGNYAAFVENKRLTRERKETEIAQAEAEIAHKRAYVERFRYKASKARQAQSRLKQIEKIEVEDLKTSSRRTPLFRFEPERPSGRDVLTVEHVSKSYGTKEVLRDVSLTARRGEKVGIIGANGLGKSTLLKIVMARLDADAGSAKFGHEARVGYFPQDHHEVLPDPSVTALDYLWNTCPSEATTYVRGQLGRMLFSGESVEKRVGMLSGGEAARLVFARVIVEKPNVLVLDEPTNHLDLEAIDALVEGLLAFDGTVLFVSHDRYFVSRLATRIVEVTANGLRDFPGTYAEYLAALGDDHLDADTVVLKAKTANAVERREEGASANAVSREEQRKRRSRVNSLTNRRDKLLASIETAETRKKEILGLYAEAGFFERTAKADVERLEKESTDLDGSIEAWLAEWEQLEAELTDLQKESS, from the coding sequence ATGATCGCGACCGCACGACTCGCCAAGGCCTACGGAGGCCGCACACTCTTCGAAGACGTCTCGCTCAAGCTCGTGGAGGGCTCCCGTTACGGGCTCGTCGGGGCCAATGGCTCGGGAAAGACCACGTTTCTCAAGATCCTCGCCGGGGATGAACCCGCCACCGACGGCAGCGCGACCATGCCGCCACGCGACCGGGTTGGCGTCTTGCGGCAGGACCATTTTCTCGACGACGCGCAAATCATCCTGAGCCTGGCCATGATGGGCGACGAGGTCGTCTGGCGCATGCTCCAGGAGCGTTCGCGCATCATCGACCACGGCGAGGGCGATCCGGCCCGCCTGGCGGATTTGGAGGAAGCGCTCGGGCTCGCCGGCGGCTACACCCTCGAGGCGCGGGCGTCGGGCATCCTCGAGGGCCTGGGCATCCCGCTGGCCGTCCACCGCATGCCGCTGTCCACGCTCTCGGGCGGGTTCAAGTTGCGGGTGCTCCTGGCCCAGGTGCTCGTGGGCGGGCCCGACGTCCTTCTGCTCGACGAGCCGACGAACCATTTGGACATCCTGTCCATTCGCTGGCTCGAGAAGTTCCTCATGGGCTACCGCGGCGTGGCGTTGGTCATTTCGCACGACCAGCGCTTTCTCGACAACGTGGCTACGCACATCCTCGACGTCGATTACGACACCATCACGCAGTACGTGGGGAACTACGCGGCCTTCGTCGAGAACAAGCGCCTCACGCGCGAGCGCAAAGAAACCGAAATCGCCCAGGCCGAGGCGGAAATCGCCCACAAGCGCGCCTATGTCGAGCGATTCCGCTACAAAGCCAGCAAGGCGCGGCAAGCGCAGAGTCGTTTGAAGCAGATCGAGAAGATCGAGGTCGAAGATCTGAAAACGAGCTCGCGGCGCACGCCGCTGTTTCGCTTCGAGCCGGAAAGGCCGAGCGGGCGCGACGTGCTCACCGTGGAGCACGTGTCCAAGTCCTACGGCACCAAAGAGGTGCTGCGCGACGTCTCCCTCACCGCGCGGCGCGGCGAAAAGGTGGGCATCATCGGTGCGAACGGACTCGGGAAGTCCACCTTGCTGAAGATCGTGATGGCGCGCCTCGACGCCGACGCGGGAAGCGCGAAGTTCGGCCACGAGGCGCGCGTGGGCTACTTTCCGCAGGACCACCACGAGGTGCTGCCCGATCCTTCCGTGACGGCGCTCGATTACCTGTGGAACACGTGCCCTTCGGAGGCGACGACCTACGTCCGGGGGCAACTCGGGCGCATGCTGTTCTCCGGCGAGAGCGTGGAGAAGCGCGTGGGCATGCTCTCCGGGGGCGAGGCCGCGCGGCTCGTCTTCGCGCGGGTCATCGTGGAGAAGCCCAACGTGCTCGTCCTCGACGAGCCGACGAACCATCTCGATCTGGAGGCCATCGATGCCCTGGTCGAGGGGCTGCTCGCCTTCGATGGCACCGTGCTCTTCGTGTCCCACGATCGCTACTTCGTCTCGCGCCTGGCCACGCGCATCGTGGAGGTCACGGCGAACGGACTGCGCGATTTTCCGGGCACCTACGCCGAATACCTGGCCGCGCTGGGCGATGACCACCTCGACGCCGACACGGTGGTGCTCAAGGCAAAAACCGCCAACGCCGTCGAACGCCGTGAGGAAGGGGCGAGCGCCAACGCGGTGAGCCGGGAGGAGCAACGCAAGCGCCGCAGCCGGGTCAATTCGCTGACCAACCGGCGCGACAAGCTGCTCGCGTCCATCGAGACCGCCGAGACGCGCAAAAAGGAGATCCTCGGCCTGTATGCCGAAGCGGGCTTCTTCGAGCGGACCGCCAAGGCCGACGTGGAGCGCCTGGAGAAGGAAAGCACGGACCTCGATGGCTCCATCGAAGCGTGGCTCGCCGAGTGGGAACAACTCGAGGCGGAACTGACCGATTTGCAGAAGGAGAGCTCCTGA
- a CDS encoding lipase maturation factor family protein: protein MQEQVAELARPLVVYDGACGFCKRWIERFRLRTGDAVDYAPYQDVAERFPEIGEDAFRAALHVIDLNGIVHRGADAVFSALAHAPGGRWLAMLYRGSPGFARVSEAVYAWVASHRIAASWLTTLFIGRDVRPATFVLTRWIFLRLVGICALAAFVSLATQIEGLIGSHGIAPAPPLLGMALGDGALVGIAWAGAAASALVALDVATGWALLAAWLLYLALANVSGPFLQYQWDALLLETLVAALFLAPWRRIRPSLDRERPPARTALWLLRFLIFKLVFLSGAVKRLSGDPSWRDLTALDYHYWTQPLPAWTSWYVAQLPPWAHALSARGMFFIELYLPLLVFVPRRGRWLAFLGFLLLQLAIGATGNYGFFNALTIALAVILLDDAQILGALPARFARKLEGVRTTAQPLRRLSIVASLAGALLFFSAERTWYAVRGLHEEPAAFRAMGHSLAPLSLVHAYGLFAVMTTTRREIHLEGSDDGITWQPYTFRYKPDDPRTSPRFIPMHLPRLDWQMWFFALSEDCAEDPAYIAFVARLLDGSPAVSGLLAGDPFAGRKPRYIRSRSEMYRFTTRAERAATGAYWAREPTSDYCPVLGER from the coding sequence GTGCAAGAGCAGGTGGCCGAGCTGGCGCGACCGCTCGTCGTCTACGATGGCGCCTGCGGCTTCTGCAAACGATGGATCGAGCGATTTCGCCTCCGCACCGGCGACGCCGTCGACTATGCGCCGTACCAGGACGTCGCCGAGCGCTTTCCCGAGATCGGCGAAGACGCCTTCCGCGCGGCACTGCACGTCATCGACCTAAACGGCATCGTGCACCGCGGCGCCGATGCCGTCTTCTCCGCCCTGGCGCATGCCCCGGGCGGCCGATGGCTGGCGATGCTCTATCGCGGTTCGCCGGGCTTCGCGCGGGTGAGCGAGGCCGTCTACGCGTGGGTCGCGTCCCATCGCATCGCGGCCTCGTGGCTGACGACGCTCTTCATCGGCCGCGACGTGCGACCCGCCACCTTCGTACTCACGCGGTGGATCTTCCTTCGCCTCGTGGGGATCTGCGCGCTCGCCGCATTCGTGTCGCTGGCCACGCAGATCGAGGGGCTCATCGGCTCGCACGGCATCGCGCCCGCGCCGCCGCTTCTCGGCATGGCCCTCGGCGACGGTGCGCTCGTGGGGATCGCGTGGGCGGGCGCCGCCGCCTCCGCACTGGTCGCCTTGGACGTGGCCACTGGATGGGCGCTTCTCGCCGCATGGCTGCTTTACCTGGCGCTGGCCAACGTCTCGGGGCCTTTTCTGCAGTACCAGTGGGACGCGCTTCTTCTGGAGACCTTGGTCGCCGCGCTTTTCCTCGCGCCCTGGCGGCGCATCCGGCCCTCGCTCGACCGAGAACGCCCGCCCGCACGCACGGCGTTGTGGCTCCTGCGGTTTCTCATTTTCAAGTTGGTATTCCTCTCCGGCGCCGTCAAACGACTCAGCGGCGACCCGAGCTGGCGCGATCTCACCGCGCTCGACTACCACTATTGGACGCAGCCCCTGCCAGCGTGGACGAGCTGGTACGTGGCGCAGCTTCCTCCGTGGGCGCACGCGCTCTCGGCGCGCGGCATGTTCTTCATCGAGCTTTATCTGCCGCTCCTGGTCTTCGTCCCGCGGCGCGGCCGATGGCTCGCATTCCTCGGCTTCCTCCTTTTGCAATTGGCCATCGGCGCGACAGGTAATTACGGATTCTTCAATGCCCTGACCATCGCCCTCGCCGTCATCCTCCTCGACGATGCGCAAATCCTCGGCGCCCTCCCTGCCCGCTTCGCGCGCAAACTCGAAGGCGTGCGCACCACCGCACAGCCGCTGCGGCGCCTCTCCATCGTGGCCAGCCTCGCCGGTGCCCTGCTCTTCTTCAGCGCCGAGCGAACGTGGTACGCCGTCCGCGGATTGCACGAGGAGCCCGCCGCGTTCCGAGCCATGGGGCACTCGCTCGCGCCGCTCTCGCTGGTGCACGCATACGGGCTTTTCGCCGTCATGACCACCACCCGCCGCGAGATCCACCTCGAGGGAAGCGACGACGGCATCACCTGGCAGCCGTACACCTTCCGCTACAAGCCAGACGACCCGCGCACCTCGCCACGTTTCATCCCGATGCACCTGCCGCGGCTCGATTGGCAGATGTGGTTCTTCGCCCTGTCCGAAGATTGCGCCGAGGACCCCGCGTACATCGCCTTCGTCGCGCGCCTGCTCGACGGCTCGCCCGCAGTTTCCGGCCTTCTCGCCGGCGATCCCTTCGCGGGGCGCAAACCGCGCTACATCCGCAGCCGCTCCGAGATGTACCGCTTCACCACGCGCGCCGAGCGCGCAGCCACCGGCGCCTACTGGGCGCGCGAGCCCACGAGCGACTATTGCCCCGTCTTGGGCGAACGCTGA
- a CDS encoding response regulator, whose protein sequence is MGRILLIHGDANKAQLLAASLQRHGHQVDVRQSARAGFERACAWLPDCIVCHVNLEDIDGFWVARRIRTELGDVASTPFLFLTSHEERQALLQGLHVGADATLCEPFTEEELAAQVSALIEMARRLHQRRDSFIDGPVDSSMGAAFRGDLAQMSLATVLMILEMERRTGTVTVVTVGGRKATMSVADSGFVACTLDESERPPTDVLREVLHWKRGRFWFRPEDKADDTKEIAIRGSIGAVMLDAMRLGDEATILGPDEIEVDLSPSSRPAIPSSKRGV, encoded by the coding sequence GTGGGGAGAATCCTCCTCATACATGGGGACGCAAACAAGGCGCAGCTGCTGGCTGCGAGCCTGCAAAGGCACGGTCACCAGGTGGACGTGCGGCAGAGCGCGCGCGCCGGGTTCGAGCGCGCGTGTGCGTGGTTGCCCGACTGCATCGTGTGCCATGTGAACCTGGAGGACATCGACGGCTTCTGGGTGGCCCGCCGCATCCGCACCGAGCTGGGAGACGTCGCGAGCACACCGTTTCTCTTTCTGACGTCGCACGAGGAGCGGCAAGCCCTGCTGCAGGGGCTCCACGTCGGGGCTGACGCCACCCTTTGCGAGCCGTTCACCGAGGAGGAGCTCGCGGCCCAAGTCTCGGCGCTCATCGAGATGGCCCGGCGACTTCACCAGCGGCGCGACTCGTTCATCGACGGCCCCGTGGACTCGTCGATGGGGGCGGCCTTCCGCGGCGATCTGGCCCAGATGTCGCTGGCCACGGTGCTGATGATCCTGGAAATGGAGCGCCGCACCGGCACCGTCACCGTCGTCACCGTCGGCGGACGAAAGGCCACCATGTCCGTGGCGGACAGCGGCTTCGTCGCGTGCACCTTGGACGAATCCGAGCGCCCCCCCACGGACGTGTTGCGCGAGGTGCTCCACTGGAAGCGCGGCCGCTTTTGGTTCCGCCCCGAGGACAAGGCCGACGACACGAAGGAGATCGCCATCCGCGGCTCCATCGGCGCCGTCATGCTCGACGCGATGCGCCTCGGCGACGAGGCGACCATCCTGGGCCCAGACGAAATCGAAGTCGATCTCTCACCGAGCTCGCGCCCAGCGATCCCGAGCAGCAAGCGCGGCGTCTAA
- the def gene encoding peptide deformylase has product MAIRTILHYPDKRLRVPGEKVDPARIADKEIQTLIDDMAETMYAAPGVGLAATQIGVALQIFIIDVAGEDEPSDLRVFINPEIIEKHDEIVWTEGCLSFPGVTEEIERAAHVRCRALDRNGKSFEIEADELLAVAIQHENDHLLGKLMIDRLGPLKKRLLHRKMQKRAEATQSA; this is encoded by the coding sequence ATGGCCATTCGCACGATTTTGCACTATCCGGACAAGCGCCTTCGCGTTCCGGGTGAAAAAGTAGACCCTGCCCGCATCGCGGATAAGGAAATCCAGACGCTCATCGACGACATGGCCGAGACCATGTACGCCGCGCCGGGCGTTGGCCTGGCCGCCACGCAGATCGGCGTTGCGCTGCAGATTTTCATCATCGACGTCGCGGGTGAAGACGAGCCGAGCGATCTGCGGGTCTTCATCAACCCCGAGATCATCGAGAAGCACGACGAAATCGTGTGGACCGAAGGGTGCCTCAGCTTCCCCGGCGTGACCGAAGAGATCGAGCGCGCCGCCCACGTGCGATGCCGTGCACTCGACCGCAACGGCAAGTCGTTCGAAATCGAAGCGGACGAGCTCCTCGCCGTGGCCATCCAGCACGAGAACGATCACCTGCTGGGCAAGCTGATGATCGACCGCCTCGGCCCGCTGAAGAAGCGGCTCCTGCACCGCAAGATGCAGAAGCGCGCCGAAGCGACGCAGTCTGCTTAG
- the ribD gene encoding bifunctional diaminohydroxyphosphoribosylaminopyrimidine deaminase/5-amino-6-(5-phosphoribosylamino)uracil reductase RibD, with the protein MKEPPETGAADAAAKDPAAAADVEWMRRALEEGHKGHPSPNPHVGALVVKDGAIVGVGFHARAGEVHAEGAALASAGEKAEGATVYITLEPCNHFGKTPPCTDAIIAAKVARVVIGCADPNPNVAGGGIDRLRAAGIEVTTFVCEAEAQRLIAPWGKYVTQGLPYVSLKLALSLDGRIATRSGASKWVTGPDARARVHALRAQHDAVAIGIGTALADDPRLTVRDSVGASPVRIVFDTKLRLPPASRLVETAVDVQTWVICNADASTAAEETLTSRGVEVLRAPSSAEGRIDVAAALRLLAARSIVTLMVEGGAELAGSFLASRLADELHAFLAPSLLGPRGRPGAVDWAGPATPADAPHIAEPTWELVGKDAHVYGPLVYP; encoded by the coding sequence ATGAAAGAGCCGCCGGAAACCGGTGCGGCCGATGCCGCGGCCAAGGACCCCGCCGCCGCGGCCGATGTCGAATGGATGCGCCGCGCCTTGGAAGAGGGCCACAAAGGGCACCCTTCGCCGAACCCGCACGTGGGCGCGTTGGTCGTCAAAGATGGCGCCATCGTCGGCGTCGGTTTCCATGCGCGCGCGGGTGAAGTGCACGCCGAGGGTGCGGCCCTGGCCTCGGCGGGTGAAAAGGCCGAGGGTGCCACGGTCTACATCACCTTGGAGCCGTGCAACCACTTCGGAAAGACGCCCCCCTGCACCGACGCGATCATCGCGGCCAAGGTGGCGCGCGTGGTCATTGGCTGCGCCGACCCGAACCCCAACGTAGCGGGCGGCGGCATCGATCGCCTGCGCGCTGCGGGCATCGAGGTCACCACGTTCGTGTGCGAGGCGGAGGCCCAGCGCCTGATCGCCCCCTGGGGGAAGTACGTGACCCAGGGGCTTCCCTACGTCTCGCTGAAGCTCGCGCTCTCGCTCGATGGGCGCATCGCCACCCGCTCGGGCGCCTCCAAATGGGTCACGGGCCCGGATGCGCGGGCGCGCGTGCACGCCTTGCGCGCGCAGCACGACGCCGTGGCCATCGGCATCGGCACCGCGTTGGCCGACGACCCGCGGCTGACGGTGCGGGATTCCGTGGGGGCGAGCCCGGTTCGCATCGTGTTCGACACGAAGCTGCGTTTGCCGCCGGCGAGTCGCTTGGTCGAGACGGCGGTCGACGTGCAGACGTGGGTCATCTGCAACGCGGATGCATCGACGGCCGCGGAAGAGACGCTGACATCGCGCGGGGTCGAGGTTCTGCGTGCACCGAGCTCGGCAGAAGGCCGCATCGACGTCGCGGCCGCGCTGCGCCTTTTGGCGGCGCGAAGCATCGTGACCTTGATGGTCGAGGGTGGGGCCGAGCTGGCGGGAAGCTTTCTCGCCTCGCGGTTGGCCGACGAACTGCACGCCTTTCTCGCGCCGAGCCTCCTGGGCCCGCGCGGCCGTCCGGGCGCCGTGGATTGGGCTGGGCCCGCCACCCCCGCCGATGCACCGCACATTGCCGAGCCCACGTGGGAGCTCGTCGGCAAGGACGCGCACGTCTACGGGCCGCTCGTGTATCCGTAA
- the nrdR gene encoding transcriptional regulator NrdR, with translation MKCPFCAHLESKVTDSRLSAAGDVTRRRRECESCARRFTTYERVEEVVPLVVKNDGRRENFDRQKLLAGMRKACEKRNIALERIEAIVDQIERELIDTGDKEVGAQQVGERVMNHLRALDDIAYVRFASVYRSFRDLDEFRAELEKIAKLRQIEET, from the coding sequence ATGAAGTGCCCATTCTGCGCGCACCTCGAGAGCAAGGTGACCGACTCGCGACTCTCCGCTGCCGGAGACGTGACCCGGCGCCGGCGCGAGTGCGAGAGCTGCGCGCGGCGTTTCACCACGTACGAGAGGGTCGAGGAAGTCGTCCCGCTGGTGGTGAAGAACGACGGGCGCCGGGAAAATTTCGACCGGCAGAAGCTCCTCGCCGGTATGCGCAAGGCTTGCGAAAAGCGCAACATCGCGCTGGAGCGCATCGAGGCCATCGTCGATCAAATCGAGCGTGAGCTCATCGACACGGGGGACAAAGAGGTTGGCGCCCAGCAAGTGGGTGAACGCGTGATGAATCATCTGCGCGCGCTGGACGACATCGCGTACGTGCGCTTCGCCAGCGTGTACCGGTCGTTCCGCGACCTGGATGAGTTCCGCGCGGAGCTCGAAAAAATCGCGAAGCTGCGCCAGATCGAGGAGACGTGA
- the rpiB gene encoding ribose 5-phosphate isomerase B has translation MSERIVLASDHGGLELKKELVEGLREGGYTVFDIGTHTTESTDYPDYAHQAVRGMLEGSYDRCILVCGTGVGMAMTANRHRGARAVNCSDVFTARYSRAHNDSNVLCLGGRVVGFGLAWEIVKTWLTTPFGGDKRHIRRVNKIESE, from the coding sequence ATGAGCGAGCGGATCGTTTTGGCTTCCGACCACGGCGGCCTCGAACTGAAGAAGGAGCTCGTCGAGGGGTTGCGCGAAGGGGGATACACCGTCTTCGACATCGGCACCCACACGACCGAGTCGACGGACTACCCCGACTACGCGCACCAAGCCGTGCGCGGCATGCTCGAGGGCAGCTACGATCGCTGCATCCTCGTGTGCGGCACCGGCGTGGGCATGGCGATGACCGCCAACCGCCACCGGGGCGCCCGCGCCGTCAATTGCTCGGACGTGTTCACGGCGCGCTACAGCCGCGCCCACAACGATTCCAACGTGCTCTGCCTCGGCGGGCGCGTCGTCGGCTTCGGCTTGGCATGGGAAATCGTGAAGACTTGGTTGACCACGCCCTTTGGCGGCGACAAGCGGCACATACGTAGGGTCAACAAAATCGAGTCCGAATGA
- the fabF gene encoding beta-ketoacyl-ACP synthase II encodes MERVVITGIGLITPLGIGTQESWRALLAGESGIGRITQFDPTAFRAQIAGEVKGWDGTRFVPKKKLKEMDRFTEFALGAAALAFEDAKLELTEEERNEAGCFIGVGLGGLFTLEKTKQTVMEKGPSKVSPYSIPGIIANLAAGQVSIAHGLRGPSYCTTSACSSGAHAMGEAAEWIRRGRVQVMVAGGSEATITPVGIGGFEAMMALSRRNDDPTRASRPFDKGRDGFVCGEGGGVLILESLTHAKKRGAKIYAEVTGYGASSDGHHITHPAPDHEGAQRAMRMALRDANVAPDQIDYVNAHGTSTPAGDTEESKGIVGVFGAHALDKKLWVSSTKSMIGHLLGAAGAVESAIVALAIAEGRIPPTINLDDPDPECTLDYVPNKARERRIRHALNNSFGFGGTNCSLVFSRFEG; translated from the coding sequence ATGGAACGCGTCGTCATCACCGGCATCGGTCTCATCACGCCACTCGGGATTGGAACCCAAGAGTCCTGGCGAGCTTTGCTCGCGGGCGAGAGCGGCATCGGTCGCATCACCCAGTTCGACCCCACGGCCTTCCGCGCGCAAATCGCGGGTGAAGTCAAAGGGTGGGACGGGACGCGCTTCGTCCCGAAAAAGAAGCTCAAGGAGATGGACCGCTTCACCGAGTTCGCACTCGGCGCGGCCGCCTTGGCCTTCGAGGACGCCAAGCTCGAATTGACCGAGGAAGAGCGCAACGAGGCAGGATGCTTCATCGGCGTCGGTCTCGGTGGCCTCTTCACCTTGGAGAAGACGAAGCAGACCGTCATGGAGAAGGGCCCTAGCAAGGTCAGCCCCTACTCCATCCCCGGCATCATCGCGAACCTCGCGGCCGGCCAAGTCTCCATCGCCCACGGTCTACGCGGCCCCAGCTACTGCACCACCAGCGCCTGCTCCAGCGGCGCCCACGCCATGGGCGAGGCCGCCGAGTGGATCCGCCGCGGACGCGTGCAAGTCATGGTCGCGGGCGGCTCGGAAGCCACGATCACCCCCGTCGGCATCGGCGGCTTCGAGGCCATGATGGCCCTGTCGCGGCGCAACGACGACCCCACACGCGCAAGCCGCCCCTTCGACAAGGGACGCGATGGCTTCGTGTGCGGAGAGGGCGGCGGCGTCCTCATTTTGGAATCGCTGACGCACGCCAAGAAGCGCGGCGCGAAGATTTATGCCGAGGTCACCGGCTACGGTGCCTCGAGCGACGGCCACCACATCACCCACCCCGCGCCGGATCACGAAGGCGCACAGCGCGCGATGCGTATGGCCCTTCGGGACGCGAACGTGGCGCCCGACCAGATCGACTACGTGAACGCGCACGGCACCTCGACGCCGGCGGGTGACACGGAGGAGTCGAAGGGCATCGTGGGCGTCTTTGGCGCGCACGCCCTGGACAAGAAGCTCTGGGTGAGCTCCACCAAGTCGATGATCGGCCACCTTCTCGGTGCGGCCGGCGCCGTCGAAAGCGCCATCGTCGCGCTGGCGATCGCGGAAGGGCGCATCCCCCCGACGATCAACCTGGACGATCCCGATCCGGAGTGCACGCTCGACTACGTCCCCAACAAGGCGCGTGAGCGACGCATCCGCCATGCATTGAACAACTCGTTCGGCTTCGGCGGGACGAATTGTTCACTGGTTTTCTCCAGGTTCGAAGGCTAG
- the acpP gene encoding acyl carrier protein, protein MAHDIPAEVKRIIKEQLDVDEKDIKPESTFIDDLGADSLGLVELVLAFEEAFEIDIPDEDTEKIRTVQDAIDYIEKHAKKS, encoded by the coding sequence ATGGCTCACGACATCCCCGCCGAGGTCAAACGCATCATCAAAGAGCAGCTCGATGTCGACGAAAAAGACATCAAGCCGGAATCGACGTTCATCGACGACCTCGGGGCCGACTCCCTCGGCCTGGTCGAGCTGGTGCTCGCTTTCGAAGAAGCTTTCGAGATCGACATTCCGGACGAGGACACCGAGAAGATCCGCACGGTGCAGGACGCCATCGACTACATCGAGAAGCACGCGAAGAAGTCGTAA
- a CDS encoding 3-oxoacyl-ACP reductase FabG, with product MFRLDSKIALVTGGSRGIGRACAEALARQGATVIINYVKGEAAARELSDQIVAAGGKAEIAGFDVADSAATETQIEAIIKRHGRIDILVASAGIAIDGLLLRLKDEDLDKLFTTNVRGALTCARASTKSMMRSKWGRIIFLSSVVGEMGNVGQTAYAASKAALIGAAKSIAREYATRNVTANVIAPGFIDTDMTAGMTDAQREAINKLVPLGRTGKAEDVAAAAVYLASEEAGYITGQVLRVNGGMYV from the coding sequence ATGTTTCGCCTGGATTCCAAAATTGCTCTCGTCACCGGCGGCTCGCGCGGCATCGGGCGGGCATGCGCTGAAGCCCTGGCCCGCCAGGGTGCGACCGTCATCATCAACTACGTCAAAGGTGAAGCCGCGGCACGCGAGCTTTCCGACCAGATTGTCGCCGCCGGCGGCAAGGCTGAAATCGCCGGCTTCGACGTCGCGGATAGCGCGGCGACCGAAACGCAGATCGAAGCGATCATCAAGCGTCACGGGCGGATCGACATTCTCGTCGCCAGTGCCGGCATCGCCATCGACGGACTCTTGCTTCGTCTGAAGGACGAAGACCTCGACAAACTCTTCACCACGAACGTGCGCGGTGCTCTCACCTGCGCGCGCGCGTCCACGAAGAGCATGATGCGCTCCAAATGGGGCCGCATCATCTTCCTCTCCAGCGTCGTCGGCGAGATGGGCAACGTGGGCCAGACGGCCTACGCGGCCAGCAAGGCGGCCCTCATCGGCGCGGCCAAGTCGATTGCGCGCGAGTACGCGACGCGCAACGTCACGGCCAATGTCATCGCACCGGGCTTCATCGACACGGACATGACCGCGGGCATGACCGACGCGCAGCGCGAAGCGATCAACAAGCTCGTTCCGCTCGGTCGCACGGGTAAGGCGGAAGATGTCGCGGCCGCCGCCGTGTACCTCGCGAGCGAGGAAGCAGGCTACATCACAGGTCAGGTCCTTCGGGTCAACGGCGGCATGTACGTCTGA